In a single window of the Bacillus mycoides genome:
- a CDS encoding ABC transporter ATP-binding protein encodes MSFLQIRNVSHCFFAKENAKLILEDMSLQVDEGEFISILGPSGCGKTTLLSIIAGLLDPIEGIVFLDGEPITSKTPSMGYMLQQDYLFPWKTIEENIMLGLHIRKVYDENTKEHTLKLLKQVGLYDIEQQYPRELSGGMRQRAALVRTLATDPKILLLDEPFSALDYQTKLKLEDLVFTLLRNYKKTSLLVTHDIEEAIAMSDRIYLLQANPGKIAKTFIVPESIRSLSPLEARHHHDFPSLFQEIWKELERLG; translated from the coding sequence ATGAGCTTTTTACAAATACGTAACGTTTCTCACTGCTTTTTTGCAAAAGAAAATGCCAAACTTATTCTTGAAGATATGAGTTTGCAAGTAGACGAAGGCGAATTTATTTCAATCCTTGGTCCAAGTGGTTGCGGAAAAACAACGCTCCTCTCCATCATCGCAGGTCTACTCGATCCAATTGAAGGTATCGTATTTTTAGATGGTGAACCGATTACAAGTAAGACCCCCTCTATGGGCTATATGCTCCAGCAAGATTACTTGTTTCCGTGGAAAACAATTGAAGAAAATATTATGCTCGGACTTCATATTCGGAAGGTTTATGATGAAAATACGAAAGAACATACATTAAAGCTTTTAAAACAAGTCGGCCTATATGATATAGAACAGCAATACCCTCGTGAACTATCCGGTGGTATGCGCCAACGTGCTGCACTCGTTCGAACATTAGCGACCGACCCAAAAATTTTATTGTTAGATGAACCATTTTCCGCTCTTGATTATCAAACAAAATTAAAACTAGAAGATCTCGTCTTCACATTACTACGTAACTATAAGAAAACATCCCTACTTGTGACACATGATATTGAAGAAGCAATTGCGATGAGTGATCGTATTTATTTACTGCAGGCGAACCCTGGAAAAATCGCAAAAACATTCATCGTCCCAGAAAGTATCCGTTCCTTATCGCCGTTAGAAGCACGCCACCATCATGACTTCCCATCCCTCTTCCAAGAAATATGGAAGGAGCTGGAACGACTTGGATAA
- a CDS encoding ABC transporter substrate-binding protein has protein sequence MKKLITVFCIMLLAVFTFAACSSTKESTKEQAQKIRVGEVTHSLFYAPLYVGIEKGFFKDEGLNIDLQTTAGGDKTMTTLLSGGIDIALVGSETSIYVHQQGAKDPVINFAQLTQTDGTFLVSRKKLDSFNWNDVKGVTFLGQRKGGMPQMVGEYVLKKNGIDPRKDTNLIQNIEFANIANAFASGTGEFVQLFEPTASILEKEGKGYIVASFGAESGTVPYTTFMAKESFLKKDKAAAEKFTRALYKAQQWVDTHSPEEIADAVSPLFKDTSKDISVKVIERYKKQHSYATNPLLDDAEWKQLQTIMKESGELQKEVPHEALVNTKIAESVIKK, from the coding sequence GTGAAAAAATTAATAACCGTTTTTTGCATCATGTTACTAGCTGTTTTCACATTCGCTGCTTGTAGTAGTACAAAGGAAAGTACGAAAGAACAAGCTCAAAAAATTCGCGTTGGCGAAGTTACACACTCTCTTTTCTACGCACCATTATATGTTGGAATTGAAAAAGGATTTTTTAAAGATGAAGGCTTAAATATTGACTTACAAACAACAGCTGGCGGAGATAAAACGATGACCACCCTTTTATCTGGCGGAATTGATATTGCTCTCGTTGGTTCAGAAACGTCTATTTATGTTCATCAACAAGGAGCAAAAGATCCTGTCATTAATTTTGCACAGCTTACACAAACAGATGGCACATTTTTAGTTTCCCGTAAAAAATTAGACTCTTTTAATTGGAACGACGTAAAAGGCGTTACGTTTTTAGGACAGCGTAAAGGCGGCATGCCGCAAATGGTTGGTGAATACGTTTTAAAGAAAAATGGCATTGACCCTCGCAAAGATACGAACTTAATTCAAAATATCGAGTTTGCTAATATTGCAAATGCCTTTGCATCTGGTACGGGAGAATTTGTACAGCTCTTTGAACCGACTGCAAGTATACTTGAAAAAGAAGGAAAAGGTTATATCGTCGCGTCTTTCGGAGCTGAATCTGGTACTGTCCCTTATACAACGTTTATGGCAAAAGAAAGTTTCTTAAAGAAAGATAAAGCTGCTGCTGAAAAATTCACGCGCGCACTATATAAAGCGCAGCAATGGGTTGATACACATAGTCCAGAAGAGATTGCCGATGCCGTTTCACCACTATTTAAAGACACTTCAAAAGACATTTCAGTAAAAGTAATTGAGCGCTACAAAAAACAACATTCTTATGCGACAAATCCATTATTAGATGATGCAGAATGGAAACAACTCCAAACGATTATGAAAGAATCTGGTGAATTACAAAAAGAAGTTCCACATGAAGCGCTCGTCAATACAAAAATTGCCGAAAGCGTTATTAAGAAATAG
- a CDS encoding DUF3986 family protein: protein MDYEYDDSVHLHLDYFGTECDMESIAYKRKHEDVWDVYFNFGVYGIQKDDVGAGVFMDEYAGYYVFSVHARDLSWEFGSAQFEEWVLKNRIVERTLQK, encoded by the coding sequence ATGGATTACGAATACGATGATAGCGTACATTTACATCTTGATTATTTCGGAACTGAATGTGATATGGAATCGATTGCTTATAAGAGGAAGCATGAAGACGTGTGGGATGTGTATTTTAATTTTGGAGTATACGGTATTCAAAAAGATGATGTAGGGGCAGGGGTGTTTATGGACGAATATGCCGGTTATTACGTTTTTTCTGTACATGCTCGTGATTTGAGCTGGGAATTTGGAAGTGCTCAGTTTGAGGAATGGGTTTTGAAGAACCGTATAGTAGAAAGAACGCTTCAAAAATAG
- a CDS encoding YwbE family protein, giving the protein MLKKLLLFLLTGLCVVVLTACKDEEEKLKVAEEQKIDEKKVEEDKKVEEESKQEEQQKEEEEKRKQEEQQRVEEEKRKQEEQQRVEEEKRKQEEQQRVEEEKRKQEEQQRRVEEEKRKQEEQQKIQQQQSAQQERTQKQEKTTEATGGKPTRSQISVGSHVVIQLDKDYSKTVSGVVKDILTNTETHTYGIKVRLQDGQIGRVQSVG; this is encoded by the coding sequence ATGTTAAAAAAATTATTATTATTTTTACTTACGGGCTTATGTGTAGTTGTTTTAACAGCTTGTAAAGATGAAGAGGAAAAGCTGAAGGTAGCGGAAGAACAGAAAATAGATGAGAAGAAAGTTGAAGAAGATAAGAAGGTAGAAGAGGAAAGCAAACAAGAAGAGCAGCAAAAGGAAGAGGAAGAAAAACGTAAGCAGGAAGAGCAGCAAAGAGTAGAGGAAGAAAAACGTAAGCAGGAAGAGCAACAAAGAGTAGAGGAAGAAAAACGTAAGCAGGAAGAGCAACAAAGAGTAGAGGAAGAAAAACGTAAGCAAGAAGAGCAACAAAGAAGAGTAGAGGAAGAGAAACGTAAGCAAGAAGAGCAACAGAAGATTCAGCAACAGCAGTCGGCGCAACAAGAGAGAACACAGAAACAAGAAAAAACAACAGAAGCAACAGGTGGGAAACCGACAAGATCACAAATTTCGGTTGGTTCACATGTAGTTATTCAATTAGATAAAGATTATAGTAAAACAGTGAGCGGTGTTGTGAAAGATATTTTAACAAACACGGAAACACATACGTACGGAATTAAAGTCCGATTACAAGATGGACAAATTGGCCGTGTTCAAAGTGTTGGATAA
- a CDS encoding glycosyltransferase family 39 protein: MLNKFKNLPKAVYVILALSFLLHVFCLVKQPGLNGEVVKVTYGAYDAFNYSLTAEQLLKHGVFGYVYLEPSEVPGKNAYITPGQPLLLAGAMIISDVTSLPYYYVATVINMILNLGTVLLVFLIGKELFEKNIYGIVASILYAIYPSNYTYFRTLLTEVPSIFLLTLSVYVFVLAWKYNKVKFHIWFGIVVSILLMFRPNPAPMMLIPVLVVLFTYGFKDSIRIGLLWLIGPFFIIGAWVVRNYLAFNQFILFSTQGADPLIAGADPFNKIGYENVVNQMKAQGLEDKNAYAKDLIKNGFKTDFTYWFSWFTVGKTIELFKTAPAVDQYHIHKFMQMCHRVFIIGTFLSSFCCMLNSFKHKRVMMLVASSVIYIIFSNLFLAINRYGFFINPLMCLILAYGLVYAVQKLPFFRTSQA, encoded by the coding sequence TTGTTAAATAAGTTTAAAAATTTGCCTAAAGCGGTATATGTAATTTTGGCACTTTCTTTCCTGTTGCATGTTTTTTGTCTAGTAAAACAGCCAGGATTAAATGGAGAAGTAGTCAAAGTAACATATGGTGCATATGATGCGTTCAACTATTCGTTAACAGCTGAACAGCTATTAAAACACGGTGTCTTTGGATATGTTTATTTGGAGCCTAGTGAAGTTCCTGGAAAAAATGCATACATCACACCAGGTCAGCCACTATTATTAGCTGGCGCTATGATTATTTCTGATGTTACATCACTTCCTTACTATTACGTGGCAACCGTCATTAATATGATACTGAACCTCGGCACAGTGTTATTAGTATTCTTAATAGGAAAAGAGTTATTTGAAAAGAATATTTATGGAATTGTCGCAAGTATTTTATATGCTATTTATCCAAGTAACTATACATACTTCCGTACGTTATTAACCGAAGTTCCTTCAATATTCTTATTAACGTTAAGTGTATATGTATTTGTTCTCGCATGGAAATATAATAAAGTGAAATTCCATATATGGTTCGGAATTGTCGTTTCCATTTTACTTATGTTCCGTCCAAATCCAGCTCCAATGATGCTCATTCCTGTTCTTGTCGTCTTGTTCACATATGGATTTAAAGACTCAATTCGAATTGGATTATTATGGCTCATTGGCCCGTTCTTTATTATCGGTGCCTGGGTTGTTCGTAACTATTTAGCGTTCAATCAATTTATCTTATTCTCAACGCAAGGTGCGGACCCATTAATTGCCGGTGCGGATCCATTTAACAAAATCGGCTATGAAAATGTAGTTAACCAAATGAAGGCCCAGGGTTTAGAAGATAAAAATGCATACGCAAAAGATTTAATCAAAAATGGATTTAAAACGGACTTCACATATTGGTTCTCGTGGTTCACTGTTGGTAAAACAATTGAATTATTCAAAACAGCTCCTGCTGTAGACCAATACCATATTCATAAATTTATGCAAATGTGTCATAGAGTCTTCATCATAGGCACATTCTTGAGCAGTTTCTGCTGCATGCTAAATTCATTTAAACATAAACGCGTTATGATGCTAGTAGCAAGTTCTGTTATTTACATCATCTTCTCAAACTTATTCTTAGCGATTAATCGCTACGGATTTTTCATTAACCCTCTTATGTGCTTAATTCTTGCATACGGGTTAGTTTACGCTGTGCAGAAGCTTCCATTTTTCCGCACTAGCCAAGCATAA